A single window of Candidatus Marsarchaeota archaeon DNA harbors:
- a CDS encoding winged helix-turn-helix domain-containing protein: MSKTFGTKNRIIKLLKEKPMTITEISEVLGLSKATVSQHMSELESMSMIEQVDNSHFKKVKFYKLPNAGSHVIEQKNGGARFRGIVLPLILAIAVVAVLAAAILQNSGTQVRILPAENVTPVASTAPIGEACPMIIAFTNGTHANESLLNSIVSGIASGSQCSLAYLSGNRIGNLNYTSSNGTVYVPELRYRYTINQTNIANLKAAVDEGFCGDLKALAFFGINYTEPAGLVCKASIYS; this comes from the coding sequence ATGTCAAAGACTTTTGGCACAAAAAACAGGATAATCAAATTACTGAAGGAAAAGCCCATGACAATTACCGAGATTAGCGAAGTGCTGGGGCTTTCAAAAGCGACAGTAAGCCAGCATATGTCGGAATTGGAGAGCATGTCGATGATAGAGCAGGTAGACAATTCGCACTTCAAGAAGGTAAAATTCTACAAGCTGCCAAATGCAGGCAGCCATGTTATAGAGCAAAAAAACGGCGGCGCCAGATTCAGAGGCATCGTACTGCCGCTGATACTTGCAATAGCTGTGGTGGCAGTGCTCGCTGCTGCAATTCTTCAAAATTCCGGCACGCAGGTGCGCATTCTTCCTGCCGAGAATGTCACGCCAGTTGCAAGCACCGCGCCAATCGGGGAAGCATGCCCTATGATAATCGCTTTTACAAATGGAACCCATGCAAACGAATCGCTCTTGAATAGCATAGTTTCAGGGATTGCATCAGGTTCGCAATGCAGCCTTGCATACCTCAGCGGCAATAGGATAGGAAACCTGAATTATACCTCGTCAAATGGCACCGTATATGTTCCTGAGCTTAGGTACAGGTATACAATAAACCAGACGAACATAGCGAATTTGAAGGCAGCAGTTGATGAGGGATTTTGTGGCGATTTGAAAGCATTGGCATTCTTTGGGATAAATTACACCGAACCTGCGGGATTGGTGTGCAAGGCAAGCATATATTCCTAA
- a CDS encoding methionine adenosyltransferase — MKNIRITPNVSKPVSEQPVEYVERKGLGHPDSLIDGIMENISVELSNEYINSTGKILHHNVDKGLIVGGSSEVAFGSGKITRPIEVILAGRAVREYKGISIDVDNIALSAAANYLKKHTRFLDIDNEVIMQSKIVKGSADLSEIFERSVDVPLANDTSFGIGFAPFTSTERLVLETEKMLNSPEFKKKYPSTGEDIKIMAVRDGTELTLTIAIAFVAQYVKDMEDYERQKDLVRKEVMDFAKKLSGTEVNVVINNGDSHDGKVYITKSGLSCEAGDDGSVGRGNRVNGLITPFRHMSLEAAAGKNPINHIGKIYSILSNEIANDIVHNYPQVKECNVSIVSQIGRKIDDPKHLDIKLYTDKPEDVDVLRKKVYDLADESLDNIAYLTQEIAAGKHSMF, encoded by the coding sequence ATGAAGAATATCAGAATAACACCAAACGTTTCAAAACCTGTATCAGAACAGCCGGTAGAATACGTGGAGAGAAAAGGTTTAGGCCATCCGGACAGCCTGATTGACGGCATTATGGAAAACATTAGCGTAGAGCTGTCAAACGAGTACATAAATTCCACCGGCAAGATACTCCACCACAATGTCGATAAAGGGCTTATAGTCGGAGGTTCCTCTGAAGTTGCATTTGGCTCGGGCAAGATAACAAGGCCGATAGAGGTGATTCTTGCAGGAAGGGCCGTTAGAGAATACAAAGGCATCAGCATAGACGTAGACAACATAGCCCTGAGCGCTGCAGCAAACTACCTAAAGAAGCATACAAGATTCCTTGATATCGATAACGAGGTAATAATGCAATCAAAGATTGTCAAGGGCTCTGCCGATTTAAGCGAGATATTTGAAAGGAGCGTTGATGTGCCTCTTGCCAATGATACTTCTTTCGGCATAGGTTTTGCGCCGTTTACCTCTACGGAAAGGCTGGTTCTAGAAACGGAAAAGATGCTGAACAGCCCAGAATTCAAGAAAAAATATCCGTCAACAGGAGAGGATATAAAGATAATGGCCGTGCGCGACGGCACAGAGCTTACTCTTACTATAGCAATAGCATTTGTAGCACAATACGTAAAAGATATGGAAGATTACGAAAGGCAGAAGGACCTTGTAAGAAAAGAGGTCATGGATTTTGCAAAGAAGCTTTCAGGCACGGAAGTGAACGTGGTCATAAACAACGGCGACAGCCACGATGGCAAGGTTTACATTACCAAGTCAGGGCTAAGCTGCGAGGCAGGCGACGATGGGTCTGTAGGCAGAGGCAATAGAGTGAATGGGCTCATAACGCCGTTCCGCCACATGAGCCTTGAGGCTGCGGCCGGCAAGAACCCGATCAACCACATAGGGAAAATATACAGCATTCTTTCAAACGAGATAGCCAATGACATAGTTCACAATTACCCGCAGGTCAAGGAATGCAATGTTTCCATAGTGTCGCAGATAGGCAGGAAGATAGACGATCCGAAACACCTTGACATAAAGCTTTACACAGATAAGCCAGAGGATGTCGATGTGCTAAGGAAAAAGGTGTATGACCTGGCAGATGAGAGCCTTGACAACATTGCGTACCTGACACAGGAGATTGCCGCAGGCAAGCACAGCATGTTCTAA
- a CDS encoding carbamate kinase has protein sequence MKNILIAVGGNALLKKGESPDFETHMKNAKATASLISKFIKKEGHKVILTHGNGPQVGDELIRNKHASRYMPSLPLHILTAETQAYIGSILAYSMDPLLKDIGMTSEVIVTHAVVRKDDPAIANPSKQIGPYYSKAELEKELKFRKFSYVKEKGSYRMVVPSPKPVSVLEMDAIRESAKQNRLVICGGGGGIPVLKSGKWYKGFDGVIDKDATSALIAVNVNVDELIILTEAEALYGNFPDRSSIIREINVRDAKALLGRLENGTIRPKLEACIRFASSTGRIARIGALEKLEEISAGRSGTAIRP, from the coding sequence TTGAAGAACATACTTATCGCAGTCGGAGGCAACGCATTGCTAAAGAAAGGCGAAAGCCCTGATTTCGAAACGCACATGAAAAATGCAAAGGCTACTGCATCATTGATATCGAAATTCATAAAGAAAGAAGGGCACAAGGTCATACTCACGCATGGCAACGGGCCGCAAGTGGGCGATGAGCTGATAAGGAACAAGCATGCAAGCAGGTACATGCCAAGCCTGCCGCTGCACATACTTACCGCAGAGACCCAGGCTTATATAGGTTCAATACTGGCTTACTCGATGGATCCGCTGCTGAAAGATATCGGCATGACTTCGGAAGTCATAGTAACACATGCAGTAGTGCGCAAGGACGATCCAGCAATCGCTAATCCCTCAAAGCAGATAGGGCCCTACTATTCAAAAGCAGAGCTGGAGAAGGAGCTCAAGTTCAGAAAATTCAGTTATGTAAAGGAAAAGGGCAGCTACCGGATGGTTGTGCCATCCCCGAAACCTGTAAGTGTGCTTGAAATGGACGCAATACGAGAAAGTGCCAAGCAAAATCGCCTTGTTATATGCGGCGGCGGAGGAGGCATCCCTGTTTTAAAATCTGGGAAATGGTACAAAGGCTTTGATGGCGTGATAGACAAGGACGCCACTAGCGCTTTAATAGCGGTCAATGTAAATGTTGACGAGCTCATAATATTGACAGAAGCAGAGGCATTGTACGGCAATTTCCCGGACCGTTCAAGCATCATACGCGAAATAAACGTTCGTGATGCAAAGGCATTGCTCGGCAGGCTTGAAAACGGCACGATAAGGCCAAAGCTGGAGGCATGCATAAGGTTTGCAAGCTCCACTGGAAGGATTGCAAGGATAGGCGCCCTAGAGAAACTCGAAGAAATTTCAGCAGGCAGGTCTGGAACTGCCATAAGGCCATAG